The nucleotide sequence gatcggccttcgtggtctttgagcagcccaacttttgagaaagcaaacacctcttcgatttctgagatcaaccctcgtgatctctaagcagcccagcttttgagaaagcaaacgcctcttcgatttctgagcaggcgcctcttcgatttctgaagcttcgtcgagtgcagatttttataggggctggcattaagttccaaagcacacttgaatctccaccagtagaagcttcattcttgcacttctaagatcttgatttgtccgacctcttctctcttcaacacctttgaaaatgtctggcccctccgaccgtcgttttgacttgaaccttgttgaagaggcagccccgccttctccagacaacatatggcgcccatccttcgtctcccctactggtcctcttaccgttggggattccgtgatgaagaatgatatgaccgctgcggtggtggccaggaaccttctcactcccaaagataacagactactttccaaacggtctgatgagttagctgttaaggattcgctggctctcagtgttcagtgtgcaggttctgtgtctaatatggcccaacgcctatttgctcgaacccgccaagttgaatcattggcggctgaagtgatgagtctcaaacaggagattagagggctcaagcatgagaataaacagttgcaccggctcgcacatgactatgctacaaacatgaagaggaagcttgaccagatgaaggaaactgatggtcaggttttacttgatcatcagagatttgtgggtttgttccaaaggcatttattgccttcgtcttctggggctgtaccgcgtaatgaagctccaaatgatcaacctctgatgcctcctccttctagggttctgtccagtactgaggctccaaatgatccccctccggtgccttctctttctggggctctaccgactgctgagacttctccaaagcaacctttgtgaaggctccctcttgtgtgcttatagTTGTACCGAGATCAAGATTGAATATAGAAAAATTTCACTTGCCCTCGTTGCGTCACGTACTTCGAAGGGAAGCATATAATATCATTGGGTTAGGCccaataataaataaacaacTAAACATAGAAGGACCTAGATGTCCACTTGCTTAATGAGTTCAACAATTTAGTCCTCAATATTATGGTCTGCAACTCGTAATACCAAGAACTCATTGATGTCCCGATAAGTAAGTAAACGATTCCCGATGGTGCTATATTACCATCATGCCCCCCATTGGGAAATACACAAATACCATCTAATTAGCGCCTCGACTGCACTCACGTACTACCCTTTCGGTGATACCGTTAATAGTACGCAACTTAGCTACTTCGCAATCTTGATCAATCAAATACCTTTTATAATACTCCtctatcaaacaaatattgtgcATAAAGTCTCTATGCCACATTTCAAACAGTgccaaactcaaaattgaaaaattgtaaCTGTGGTTACACATAACTCTAGCAGGGATAGGTATAAGCCATAATCATACTAACATTGTAGTACTATAATCACAACATGTCCACCAAGATCAAAATAATTCATTCAGACTAGCCATTAGTTTGAGGATAAAAGGTGGTATCGGCAATAACTCGAACTCATAGTCTTCAAAAAGACTTCCTAGAACTTGGAGGTGAAACACGTATCACTGTGAGGTACAACAGTGACTTGCATACCATAAAGCTAAAGAATGTAGTTCACAATACCTTAGTGAGCAGATTAATATTGAAATTCGCTCGAGTTTAGCAAAACTAAGCCAAGAAGAAcaatcaagaatttgagggtcaaacaAGTCCAACAAATCTAGAATACAAGGTAATTGAAATTAGTGCATGACATCTTGCTACAACAGTAGCTTCTGGAACATTCAATCACCAACGGTTAAGA is from Malus sylvestris chromosome 5, drMalSylv7.2, whole genome shotgun sequence and encodes:
- the LOC126622418 gene encoding uncharacterized protein LOC126622418, which gives rise to MSGPSDRRFDLNLVEEAATPSSDNIWRLSFLSPTGPLTVGDSVMKNDMTAAVVARNLLTPKDNRLLSKRSDELAVKDSLALSVQCTGSVSNMAQRLFARTRQVESLAAEVMSLKQEIRGLKHENKQLHRLAHDYATNMKRKLDQMKETDGQVLLDHQRFVGLFQRHLLPSSSGAVPRNEAPNDQPLMPPPSRVLSSTEAPNDPPPVPSLSGALPTAETSPKQPL